A genome region from Homo sapiens chromosome 8 genomic patch of type FIX, GRCh38.p14 PATCHES HG76_PATCH includes the following:
- the LOC124901866 gene encoding uncharacterized protein LOC124901866 → MLSFTVQFAEPSWSWRGSSLCRTGAPSSAHKSLESAGLVRSPAPFQGARAGQVHPACCGGDQRGHGTWLHPSAQPWGSARAPGAEQAGLSSSTFGSSRPRGANGGRGSPLQEQATRTLGREARTRASLFPQLLWPAQVLKPAVQQTQGKMSRCETGRSHPTSGSSGSGTSGCIQQGAREPSEAPAETQDWLPLPSSGDVSRHSAAPARGLLQLLPSGLPRFISSSCIIQSTILLWGE, encoded by the exons ATGCTTTCCTTCACTGTCCAGTTTGCAGAGCCGTCTTGGAGCTGGCGCGGGTCCTCCCTCTGTC GAACTGGCGCGCCCTCGTCCGCCCACAAGTCCTTGGAAAGCGCAGGCCTCGTGCGCTCTCCAGCGCCCTTCCAGGGCGCAAGGGCAGGACAGGTACATCCCGCGTGCTGCGGTGGCGATCAGCGCGGACACGGAACCTGGCTCCACCCGTCCGCCCAGCCTTGGGGTTCTGCCAGAGCGCCGGGCGCAGAGCAAGCGGGTCTGAGCTCCAGCACCTTTGGCAGCTCCCGGCCCCGGGGTGCGAACGGCGGCCGTGGCTCACCGCTTCAGGAGCAGGCGACCAGGACACTAGGAAGAGAAGCCCGGACCAGGGCTAGTTTGTTTCCCCAACTCCTCTGGCCAGCTCAGGTTCTTAAACCCGCCGTGCAACAGACGCAG GGGAAGATGAGCAGGTGCGAGACAGGGAGAAGCCATCCTACTTCTGGCTCCAGCGGCAGCGGTACCAGTGGCTGTATACAACAGGGGGCCCGAGAACCATCTGAGGCTCCAGCGGAGACACAGGATTGGCTTCCGCTCCCCAGCAGTGGGGACGTCTCCAGACATTCAGCAGCTCCAGCCCGGGGACTGCTGCAGCTTCTACCCTCTGG